DNA from Chitinivibrionales bacterium:
ACGGGGACGATGTGGAACGGCTGGTCGCCGCGCGACTCGCCCCAGCGGAACAGGGAGCGGCCGAGGGAGACCATGGTCATGTCGAACAGCGTCCAGGCGCGTTTGTCCTTTTCCATCGCCGCTTTCATTGCGGACGAAACCAGCTGCGATTTCTGGACAAGCTCGTAGTACGAGAGCATGGAAGTTTGCGGCCCGATCCCCAGATACCTCCGCGCAACGGTGTCGGCCACCGGGAATTCCGGCGAAGGCATGAGGAACATGAGCACCGACGAAAGCTGCATGTAATCCTGGACACTGGCAGAAACCCTTAGCACCTCGCTCTCGAACTGCGACCGTTCCCTGGCCTCCTTTAAGCCCGCGTCCCGCGCCAGGCCGGCGAGCTGGTGATATCCGATCTTTATTTCGTTGAAGCTGTAGCGCCGCCGTTTTTCCGGCGCAATGCCGATGCCGTCGGCAACCTCGGGATTGTTGATGAGGAACACCTTGTCGTTTGCCGCGTCAAGCGGCGTGAAGACAACGCTGGCAAGCCATTGTACGGCGGACAGACCGTGGCAGGTCTGGCGGCCGGAAAACTGCACGAGCATTTTGCGCGCATAGGTGTCGAGCGGTTTTAATCTTCCATTATCGAGGATGATGGTCTTGGCAAACTCATCCATGGGAAGCGCGGAAGCGGCAGCTTTTTCGCCAAACGCAAGCGTTGCCGCGAGGACGACGACTCCGGCCGTTGCGGCGATGAAGGAAGAACCTCGCGTCGGGTTCATGCCGCGCTCCGGTGTTTGCGTATGTAAACAACAAGCTTCACGCAAAAATGCAAAACAAGCCCGGCCGCCATGAAAAGGCCCGCAAGGTAGGGAAGCGCCTTTCCCCGGTTTTCGACAACGGCAAGGGTGGAAGACTGCCGTGCGCCGTCCTGCGCATAGGACGACTGGTAAAACGTGTATTGCTTGTATCTGAACGGCTTGTTCATGGAAATCACCACGTCGCGGTCCATGCCGTTACCGGCGGCGCGGATCCTGCTTGTAAACTGCCGGGCCGTTTCGGTGCCCGCGTAATCCTCCTTGACAAATTTGATCAGCGTGATGGAAAGCGGCAGGGGCGCGCGTTTCTGCCGAAGCGAAAAAAAGATCGAGTCACCGTTGAGGACGGCCGGCGTGGGGCTGGGGTTGCCGCCGTACAACAGTATCCTGCCGGCCGCCGCGCCTCGCGGCGCCAGTTCCATGCCCGCTATGTTTTCCGACGGGTCCGCGGCCGGCCGCGTTGCGGCAAGGGAATCAATGTCCAGGCCCATGGGCTGCATCATGTCGACATGGCCGCGCGGCATGAAGGCCGTGCAGTTTTTGTAAATTCTTTGAATGAGAATGCCCGTGGAAAATGAGGGATTTCCGAGTGGTTGGCCTGGCCTCAGGCTGTCGAGGCTGAAAACGGCCGGGCTTTCAAAATGGCCGCTTTTCCATCCGGCAAGCTCCCACTCGCGGTACGACGACGACTCGTGCGAGGTTTCGCCTTCCCACAGCGTGAGAAAAGTCTCTTTTGACGTATAAGAAATAATGCCGCCGCCGATGAGCAGGATCAGAATGCCCGCGTGCGTGAGGATCAGGCCGAGTTTTTCAAGGCGCCATTTCTGCCTGAAAAGCAAAAAGGCGATCTGGTTCAGGATGAGGATGAGGGCGGTGAGCCGTACCCCGGGAAAGGGGACTAGACCGCCGATAAGCACGACCCACGAACTGAAAAACCGTGCTTTGGCCGCGTAGATGCCGTGGTCGATCTGGTAAAACGTTCCCCATAAAACCAGAATGCAAAGGATGATGAGACAAATGACCGTGGTGTGCAGCGAAAGGAATAATTTTTCCGCGGCGTTTCTGAGAATGGGGATTGGTCGTTTCATCATGGTTTCACAAAGGGGAAACTTATTCTGAAGATATTTGTCGTAAGAAAAATAAGTCATGTACCGTGGCGCTTTAAGAAAATCATTTTTGATGTTTTTTACGGCGGGAACAAGAAAGAAAAGATGCCGGAATTCATCGGGACTTGTTCTCTCGCAAGCAAAAAAAGAAAGGACGCTCACGTGAGCGCCCTTTCTTTTTTCAAGTGCTTGAAATAGGAATTTACCGGATGTTTACCATTTTCGATGAAGCATTCATTCCGCCGTCCCTCAATACTATTCTGTAAACCCCTGCTGGAAGGTTCAATCCTTCTAGACCCACCGTGTTTGCTCCCGCTTGCATCATCCTTATTTTACAGGATAGGTCAGCCGCCAGCCTGCCGTTTGCGGCGAATATTTTCAGTGACGAAAGCGCCGGGTTCGCAAGTGTCAATATCATCATTGAGCCATTAACTTTCAAGAGGCCCTTATTCGCCAAGGAAACAGACGCTGAGGGCTTTACCCCCGTCACTCCAATCGCGCGGAGGTACAGCTCGTACCCGGCCTGCAGAAACGCACCCTCACCCTCGGGCGAGGAGTTGTTGATGTCGCCGCTCAAATCCGCCCGCGGCATCCAGTCAACATGCTGGCAGCGCAGGAGCCTGCCGTCGGCGCCGATGTTTTTCACCAGATCGCGCCAGGCCGCGTTGATGGCCGGAGTGTAGGCGGCCGAATCGAGGAGTTTGTTGCGCACGCCCCATGCCATGGCAAAGCAGAAGAATGCGGAGCCGCTGCTCTCCGGATAGGGGTAGTCGGGATGGTCGAGCATGCTGGTGGTCCATAACCCGGTATACGCGGTATTGTTGTTGCCCTGCTCGGCCTTGATCGCCGCGCACATGTCCTTGAATTGCTTTTCGAAACCGGGCCGGTTGGCGTAGGTCAATGGCATGTTG
Protein-coding regions in this window:
- a CDS encoding cytochrome c biogenesis protein ResB, producing the protein MMKRPIPILRNAAEKLFLSLHTTVICLIILCILVLWGTFYQIDHGIYAAKARFFSSWVVLIGGLVPFPGVRLTALILILNQIAFLLFRQKWRLEKLGLILTHAGILILLIGGGIISYTSKETFLTLWEGETSHESSSYREWELAGWKSGHFESPAVFSLDSLRPGQPLGNPSFSTGILIQRIYKNCTAFMPRGHVDMMQPMGLDIDSLAATRPAADPSENIAGMELAPRGAAAGRILLYGGNPSPTPAVLNGDSIFFSLRQKRAPLPLSITLIKFVKEDYAGTETARQFTSRIRAAGNGMDRDVVISMNKPFRYKQYTFYQSSYAQDGARQSSTLAVVENRGKALPYLAGLFMAAGLVLHFCVKLVVYIRKHRSAA